CGTCTCTCTGGACAGTGCAGTTCATGTTTGAGGAGGAGCACTAAAATTGCTCGGTTATGTCGATTTGAGTATCACAGCCTAAATACATAAGCTCACATACAAACCGTAGACCCACTCATCTGTTTTTGCTATATGAATGAGAATATGAGAATTGTGAAAGGTGCCTTCATTAAGTTTGGGGAAGTCTATGCGAACCACTCCTCCAGTTGTGGTATGCTTACATTTAGCTTCGATAGGAGCTAGGtttcaaatctatattttgtactGCGGGTGAAATCGCTCTGGCGATGATGTCATGGTCATTTATTTCGTGGCTTCAGTTATAAAACCAGCTGCGGAAGCGAAAAGACATCTGCCTGGGAACGCCTAATGAGTGAGTGATCATAGCATGCTCCATTATCTTTCAGTAAATACATAGCAACTCTACGCAAGTAAGTCCAAGCGGTGCAGTCTCTACAACCTTTTACGCATCTATATGAGTTAACTAGCAAGAATGTGGAATATTGGCCTCAACTAGGAACGTTACATACCATGGCATGCTTTatatcccccccccccgacaCACATACACAGAGAGACACGATATGTGCTTACAGCAGCGCGGCTCTCATCATCAAAAAGGTAGAAATCATCCATTTACTTGTTGGCGAGTAGTGGCGTAAAGACGCTACTCGGCTTTTGGCGGAAGTTGTGTTTGGCACAACGTGTAGAAAGATGCACGAAGGAGAAATCGAGCTGGAACTGACTTTTTGACCAGGCGGAAGTCACAAAATGAAACGTGTAAGTACCGTGAAGAGATGTCGAGCTTCCCAAACTCGCCATTGCTTCGGCACGAAAGCAAGAGGTGTTTGCTCTGAATCGCGCGGATGTTCCCACCATCCTCTTAGTCTTTGAGTAGGTTCGGTTGCGTCGCGCTGACGCTGAGTCGAAAGCTCGGCAGTCGTGTCCAAGGAAACAATCTTAGTGGGCACTGTTGCCGGGAAAAGAGCCCATTAGTAGAACACTCTGCTCTGGCAACTACAGCCTATCAGGGTTTTCCTTCCTTCTACAAAAACTCTTTTTGTGTGCTTCTTTCTACCATGTTTCCGTGCCTTTAAAGTTACCGGCAACAGTTTCGGTGCGCGTGTTCTTCTCGAGCTGTGCTCAGTCGACTCATCTTACGCGCTCCTGCGTGAACGGCGGGCTGCCCGGGCTGTCGCAGCCAGGTTGCCTTCGGTGAGTGCGAAGATCGAAACTTTGAGACAGCGAGGACACGTGGGATAGCGACCGCAGTGAGTGGCTGATCGAAAGGACGGGGAGTGCATTCTCTCCCTTTCCGAATGTCACCACAACTTAGCCAGCTGTTTCTACAAATATTCTTAATTAACTTTTCCGTTTTTAGCGGCACCACAGTTGTTTGAAAGCGCGAAGTGCTAAgaattattaatattattgttaaATAACAGACAATAGGGGGTGTTAGTAATTGTGatataaatgcaaaaaaagaCTAGTGGACGAAGAGTTAACTTACTGCTAGCATGGGTTAAAgctgtgaccttcaaataacgcatgcgatgctctaccaactgagctacagtggCGATCTTCCACCCATTCACTTTGATAACACGTTTAATATCATTAATAAATTTTGGTAGCTTATCGGATAGTGAATTAAAGTTTCAGCGCTTGTCTCTTTTCGCCTTCGTGCCCCTTATCTGTTTCTGCACTGATGGTTGAAAGTGTCGGATAGTGTTGCATAATGTTGCTTACAATGGCTATGTATCGCATATATCGTTTCTTATAACAACATAACAACATATTACCTAACGCGTATGTCCTAGTACGTTGCGGCCCCATTCTTGCACATAGCTTTGACCGATCAGCGTACAGAGTAAGAACAGCCGTGTACGCAGATTATGGAGTATGTCGAAGAAGCACAGGTGTTGAAATTATTATAATAAATGACAGCTGAGCTACTTAATAAGTACTCATGTTACGCAAATATGGATGACGTTTGTGATATTGTGACTTCTTTTACATATCCCCTTTTGCACGGCCTGTCTTTCAGAATGATCAAAATTCATTCGTAAATCCCCATTGCCACACCCCTCATAACTATATTGTATTTTGGCACATAGGAACCCTTGAAATTAACTTTATTTCTACAAAGTAGAAATAAAGTTAATTTCAAGGGTTCCACTGCTAGCCTGGTTGATTTGAAAATGTCTGGCACAAAAACGACATTCATAGGGGCCTACTATCACCGCGTTCTCGTGGATTGGatatgaaccttttttttttaatgcaggcCAAATACATCGTCGGTCTGATTAAACTTGCTGCATTGTAAATCACAATAAAAGCTCGTGTTTCATCACAGAATATGTATCCGTAAAGCCTAGAAGACGTGACAGCCGCACCGTTCCCTTCACGGAAGCTTAACGGATCATTATCGACGTGCGAGCGCAGGCGCCCTTTCTGTAAGCTAAACTCAGAACTCCCCGCTAGAGAAGCTTATAGTTTTTGcaatcacatctttgttgttttCCTTCTTTACTTGATATGGTTCACACAGTTGACATCTGAAAACGTAAGAGCACTCGATACTACGTCTCTACAGTGCACGTTTCTTTGACGGCGGGAGGTTATTTTCTGTCTCTCGACCGATGAGACGCTGAAGAACACTTGCTTGCCGTTCAACGTCTGGGTTCCCCATCTAAGCATTCACCAAAGCGCTGCTCTGATTCAAGTTAAAATTGATATACATGAAAAAGGAAATCAAAAGGTGTAATTTAACAGATAGAGCATACAGATAGGAGAGTAGCAAAGAAAGGAAACTGAATGGGGGCAAGGGATGTTTTGAAGTATGGAATATGTGCGCTCAGAGGATATCGACCAGTGATCGTCCTCATCGTCACTGGCAATCGGTGCTCGCTTTCGTATATTTCATATTTCTCGCCAGAGTGGCGGGTGCGGAGCGTTGCCACATCATACTGGCAAGATATCCACGAGGCGATGGGCACCACCAGAAACGTTTCGATTGAGGTTTCAGCTCTCTTTtattacttatattttttgaaTTGAGGCCATGAAAAACGACAATTTTTCTGATCTTCCCATACGTAACCATCACCGTTCTTCTCACCTGTTTATTTTTTTGAGAAAATAAATAACCACTTTGGCGAAGTATGAGCGTATGCTAGAATATCCTCTGTGCGCATATGCGCTCATCGTGCAAGGCTCTTCACAACATAGGCAAACATTTATCACTATGCTGCCTGGGCACATATCGACCCTGACCATGCATGTCTTTTTCttgttgaaaaaaaagaacatcaacTATCAATAGAGGGCCTTACACATGTTACGATTGTCTGGATCATTTTCTTGCATAAAGAGGCGGTGGCATTTGTTGTCACGTAGTCATTCAATGGATGAAAACAGGAAACTGCGAAGACACTGAGACAGACAGAGttcaaagatatatatatatatatatatatatatatatatatatatatatatatatatatatatatatgtgtgtgtgtgtgtgtgtgtgtgtgtgtgtgtgtgtgtgtgtgtgcgtgtgtgtgtcacgAAGCTCTTGACATGCCGGATCAAATGACTCTCTGTTCTGAAGACACATTTACCAATTCGAAAGAGAAGTCATACGCGTGTTTTTGCGCATGCGCGTAACGATAAGAACGAACGCAACGACATTTTCCATGTTAACGACCGAGTCCATACAATGTACGTTCATTTCTGttttgtttcgagtgtagctacTGGGTTTGAATCATCTCCAAAGCCATAATGATGCATGAAATGTCAAATAACGAGGGGTTACACAGGTAGTGCCGTGCCAAGCTTTCTCCAATAAGTGGTGATTGAGGCGAGATAGTCGAGTAGGCACGCCTTGCCAAATTCGACAGGAAGGGACCGAGAAACAATTACCGTAGCTGCCATAGAACGAGAAAAGACATATAATAAAATAAATGTATGGTTTCTTTTATAAAAATACTACTAGTAATAAGAGAAATAACTGAAGGGCACGCCTTGTCGTCGTTGGGCTTCCATGTAAAATTCTACGCTGATTTCATCGAAGGACCCCCGCACAACTGCTCATTCATAAAAAGTACAGTAGCGACTCTCGAGCACCATCCGGGTCTTTCATGGCATTGATAATTAAGCAATGTCCAAATGGGAAATTATAGTCATAGAACTGGCctttttgaaatttttttctcgGTCCACTAGTAGAAAACATCGACTATAACTCGACAACGAAAAAAAGGACTAAAACTTTAAAAACCGACAAGTGCGAAATTTTTCGTTTTAGAGCAAGTCCCATGAATGCGTCTTTacgttctgatttttttttgccattcaaACCAGGTGCAGTTTTAGAAGCTTGCCCCTTTTGCTCGCGGCTTGGCCTACGGCTGCTACCGGCGTGTACACTAGTGTTTCCAATGTGTACACTTCTGTGGTCGCCGCTCAAGGTTGCCTCTCCGGGGATTCAACAATGCTTAATAAATGTCGCACTGCCACCTAAAGCATCGGTTTTCGATAGCCCGTGCGCTGGCCTCTTCGAAGTGGCTATGAAAGAATGAGACGGAATCGAAAAGTGTGACATCGTTACTGTCTCTCTCTCGGGAAGTCACCTCAAGAACACCACACGGCAGATGGCTAGTGTGGGAGAGAAAGGCATGTGAAAGAGAGGGAAAATATGAGGGTGTCAGTGGTGTTTGGTGTAGCCGCGCGTGGGTGCGTGCCGCCTTCGAGCCAGGAGGAGAGAAAAAAATCGTCAGGGAGGCTGGCAGGGCGAGGATCGTCGCTTCGTAGGTACGGAAACACGTGAGAAGTTCCTACCATGCGTGTTACGCGTGAGTACCGATATCCTCCCAAACCCCATACCTGCCTACTGTCCCCTCCGTTGAAGAATGCCTGAAAGCTCCACGTCTGTCATTCATGAGCGTTTGGCATATGACTAGCGGCGGTGGCCAGTATGGCAtaaaggggcaggtggtgaaCGAGCCGATCGACATGGCCAACACTAGCCAATGCTGGCCGCGTGACACGTGACGACGACAGTGGCAGGTGCTCTGCGTGGGCGGAGGCACTAGGTCGCCACTATAGAAACAAACACGGCATATTTTACAAGGATGCCTCCGGCCCATACCATGGGGGGTGGTAGACGGCTGCAGTCGTCCCGCAAAATGTCAAAATGTCGCGGTGAATGGCCTCACATTCAAAGCACAGGACATAAGATATGCAAAGGAAGCCGCCATCGCACTAGCTGCCGCAGACCTAGACTCGCGCGTCATCATTACAGACTCGACAGGGGCTTGCCCAAATGTTCAACGCGGGTATGTCCCACACCTGGCGTACCGCATCTTTCAAAACAGCAATTACGTCGGGGCCCCGGCGTCCCGAAGGATCATATGGGCTCCAGCTCACAAGGGCCTTGAAGGCAATGAAACGGCTGACACCGCCGCCCGCGCGCTCTCTCTCAGGGTAACGCCTTCAGACCCTTCCGAAATGGATCTCGAACCCAATTCGGCCTTAACATTTCGGAAAATTACTGAATTCTATCGATTCGGCCATCCAATTTATcctaaaccctgtaagggccttacAAAAGCGGAGGAACGTTTACTCCTCCGcctttacaccaaaacactgctgtgccggcaagtttttaaatatctcgatcctgcctgtacaggaaaatgcccgcactgtgcggagaagtcttcggacatcttccacatggtgtgggcatgccagtcaACCCCTCGTCTCACCACAAAACCAATCCACACCCGGGAGAACttggaggcggccctgctcggctgctccgacTTGGCGAGCCAGAAGGCCCTGGTAAACCCAGCCGCAGTCGCATTGGTCGCCAACGGGCTTCTGAAAtgaggagcccacctagtgtttgcaAGGGGTGGCTCACACCAGGCCACCTCCTCCTGCACACTCCATGTATATAAAtagaataaagttttttttctctctctctctctctggccacGGAACGTGAATACCGACGCTGTCTTCGACGCACACATCAAGAGCAGGCTCGTTAATAAGCCCTCTTACATAAATGATCTCACCAGGGGGCGTCCCGCgcacctccgagcaagctccttTAACAtcgttcactctgtggatatggcGGTGATCTTTTTTTCTGTCAGCATTACTGCTAGTTTCTATAGCAAGTATCCACGCATTTGCAACAAGTGTTGTGGAGCAGAAAGCCACCTACAAAGATTGCACCACCTCAATGAGCAGTTATCTtgatttaggagcgaagcttcttatattTCATCGAGGCTCGCCGTCATTATAGTCGGAGCGGAGGTGCGAAACATCTATGTGCGATGCCATCTACAGAGTGCACATAGAGTGCGTATGgtttaaaaatatatttttattaGGTTTATTGCCTCACCTTATCATCAGCCTTCACTTTGTAAATCCGGAGAGCTTTTCTTTCAATTTAACTTTTAAGCAAGCGTATTTATCAGTTACCGCTATACAGCGTTCCGAGAAGCTAGGCTGAAAGCAATAACTGAGAGGGTTCCGTATGCGCTCGTCGAAGACGCCTCGATCATGTGAGCCATTTCTTTGTCATATTTTTCTACGGAGTCGAAGCATTGATCCTCCACCTTGCTCTCCGATAGAATTCTGAACCTAACATGTTTTGACACTGCCTCAAAGATCGCAGGCATTGCAAGCTTTTTTCACTTCGCCTAGTTTTGTATGGCCTCCACGAAATGATGTCATGGCATGACTTCACGGCCTGTGACTTCATAGCAGTGTCGTTGTTatatcatgatgacgtcacaaattgaGTTGATATGTACGTTATacggcgattgattgatatgtggggtttaacatcccaaaaccaccatatgaatatgcgagatgccgtagtggagggctccagaaatttccaccaccacgggttctttaacgtgcacccaaaactgagcctaggggcctgcagcatttccgcctccgtcgtaaatgcagtcgccaccaccgggattcaatcccgtgacctgcgggtcagcagccgagtaccttagccattagaccaccacggcggggcgttatACGGCGACGTCCTTCCATGACGACCTTTTGCATCGCTCGTCTTTATGCCACAGGCACAGGCGGTCAGCGTTCACGCTTGCTGACGCATCTGAGGCTTTCTCCTTAAAGAAATCTAAGGGAATCAGGCCACGTATAAAAATAAAACGTGTGGAATGCCAGAGAAAATCAAGTAATCGTGCATTCTTTCAGCCTATGAGCCGCAACGCTCATGATTTTAAAGGAGCGTTAATTGACGAATACAAAAACAGATTTTTCAAGTATATACATTAAGGTTGCTACTTAAGAGCGGAAACCTCTGCGGCAATACTGCCCTCTTTTTTTGCGTAACTATATCGCATAAGTGCTCCGAGCAGAAAAGCAGTGCGAGAAAAGAAAAATCATTGTAAAGTGTGAATGACGCAGTTAAACTGACAACGAAAATGATTAACACAAGAGATCTAAGTGAATCTGGTACCAACTGGTGTTGAATAATCAGGGATGTTGGAAGGCGAATTTATTATACATATGAGCCAGACATCTCCTGGCTTGGAAGAGCATGTTTTTTTTCACAGATAGTACAAGATGGCTACGAAAAGTTTGATAAACAAAACAGGCAATTTTTTCGATATGGCATCGTTCATACTAAAAGCAAGTCTCTTTAAGCGTACTCCGTAACGCAATTATCACgctcatatatttttttttaatttcttatgAACACCATGGACATTTCGCGCTTTATTTGATTCCCTTACTTTTAGTCTGATACTTGTTCCCCTTAACACTTCGTTTCTCCTCTTCACGTCGACGAATGCAATATCTGCAATCTTAGTTAATAATTAGAGTCCATGCAGATGCCCAGCTGCATTATACATGGTAAATTAGAATCACTGTTTTGCCCATACTGCAATACAGCGACGTCATATGATGCGCCAAATGCAATCGACAGCAAGCCTACAACTATTTAAGTGTTGTTTTTATGCCTATTCTGTTCATGCCAGACTTGTTCTTGTTTCCAAACCCACAACTATAGCCATTTCATGCTGCACTCTAGCATTCTCCAGACTAATCGTGTACGTGCCTTATGAGCCAGCCTTGTTGGTTTTACAGAAACCTCTCTTGAGCACCGTATACGCGTGGATAATAGGAAAAATTAGCGGTAACCGCCGAGTTTTCTATAGGAACAGATGCTTATAAATATATGTTGTATTCTGGGCTACTATCATTttgttatgtatgtatgtatgtatgtatgtatgtatgtatgtatgtatgtatgtatgtatgtatgtatgtatgtatgtatgtatgtatgtatgtatgtatgtatgtatgtatgtatgtatgtatgtatgtatgtatgtatgtatgtatgtatgtatgtatgtatgtatgtatgtatgtatgtatgtatgtatgtatgtatgtatattctTCACAGCATGCACGCCCTTAGCAACCCTTAGTAATGTTTATTACTGTTTGGCTAACACCATTCAGAAATATACATAGCACAAGAATGACGAGAAGGACGGCGATCAAGAGAAAGGAAGCTTGGAAGCAACGTTACCAGAATAAACTcattctagtaacgttgctcaGAAGCACGTCAGTAataatgaatggatgaatgtggaTAGTAGAGAATGAGTAAAGAGAGAAGGAAAAACGATGCTTGCTGAGCCGAGAAAAACTTCGAGAACGGAGAGGGAGAAGATACGGAGGCTCATCGGTTTTTAATGATTTCCTTTAACAACCAGTCCAATGAAGCGAGCATGAAGAGAACCTGCTAGTACGCATTGCTCTTTATTCCACCAAAATTTCTCTCTTCAGAGCCTGTCGCTCGGAGTTCGCCATTTCTTTCCCTAAGAAGTGCCTGCCGCCCTCGTTATCCACCGCTCGCGAGAAGGGCGACTTATTTTGAGTCGTCATTGTTATCGTCACAGTGGGCCTTTGCCCCGTCTGTCATGTTCTGAGCCATTGTGTCCGTCCTGCCCCACCTCTTTTTGTAAGCGTTAGTACACTGCATAGAAAGTCGGGAAAGCAGCGACAAAAGTTAGTGATTCAGACTTGCTTTGTCACAAGCAGAATTCAAAGTTCGAACGTTCTCTGACGTGAGTAAAAATAAACGCAAAGCGTGGAAAAGAATCAATGGGGCATTCTGACGGATGGAGGGCCGAATTTTGCCGATAATCACAAATGGTACGCATCATGTACAGACAATGACAAAgaggtggaaagaaaaaaaagcactatcGTATAGAAAAAGCTTCGTCTAGTGTGTTATTTATATTCAAAGGGGAAACCGTACAAAACAAGGGTATGTATTTTGCACGCATATACGCACATGCACAAAACGTGCATGGTGTTTCGTGTGCCCCCTTAACGCCGCCATATTTAGAGCTGTTTCAGTACAGAGATACACAAATCTACGCGATTTGAGAAAATGGTACACATTGAAACATTTCCATCTACCTCTTTTTTAAACAGAATTCGCATTCCTCTTATATGGGTATCTGGAGGTACATCAATGCGTCATATGCAGCGAAAATACTCATGAACTCTACCAGTCGATAGGTTCTATGCATGATCGCTTTTCGGGTGCCATGCTTACAAACGTATAAGGCTGTCCGCAATAGCCGAGCAGACAGCTTTCTTACAGCATTATCACTACCTAGGCAGCAGCGGCAACTGCGTGAACCTTGCAGAAGGTGGTGAATGTTTAACTACAAGTCTTTTTTGCCGTATATGTGTTCAATAATTGTGCACTACATATACTAATCAATGCGAATAGAATATGCGGATGTACGATTTTTTCTTATGCCCATAATTTTTCCTCTATAGTCCTGAACAGAGGAATAGCGAATTCATGGTATACTTGACAGTCACAAACGACACAATACGTTCGAGGAGACAAGGTACGTAAAGCGTACCATCCTGACGAAAGACTTCGTGCATAAAGTGTCACCCGAAGAATCACTAAGCTCATGAAATGTTACGGTTTGGCTGACGataaaaaaattataataaaTAGTGCGGACATTAAAGAGCACTGGAATACGCTTCCCGTTAGGTACAATCCCGGGTACGATACAACGGTACCACAAACGTGACGTTATTTTATGTTCCTGCAACTTGATTATGATGACGACATTCTGTCTGGAAGAAAACATATTACACATAAATGATGCTATTGAACATACATTTGAAGATTACTGCTGTCTTCTTGATACCGTCGGCAGTGATAAACACTTCATTCGTTATTATTGTATTTAACCCAAAAGAAAGAGGGGAAATTAAGAAAGGATAAAAGAAAGAACTGAGAGTGCATTGCGCCGTACGCTGGTTGTTATTTGCAATGCCACTGGGTTTTCGGTCCCAGTGGCTGTGGAAAGCAGCCGTGCTGTTTTGACTGGCAGTGTGACCTGACAAGTTATCGGATGCAGAACGCACAAGTAGGAGGCTCttcattaaagggccactcaccaggctcacAAAATACAAACGAAATAGCGCAATACTTTTCCTGatatttctcgtccttcttggcgcactactgtgacgtagacagtagttcccGTGATGTGTACAGCGTACATGTTCCCGATTCCttgatatacgcgaaatatcacatgtgatttgtctcctgcactgctttgtcATGCAGCCACCTAtccgttcttctttgtctcgcatgaatattGTGCACAATCAAGCGATCAAATttcattttgtgtgtttacaactgcgcaagtggtgataacagcgtgcagccgagaagcgtGAAATCCCGATGCGCAATAGCGCTTGGCactgatattgttcacgtgccTTCAAGAACAAAGGGGCGAGGAGGACGCATTTtgtgaatgaaggagaagcgaaAATTACCCCCTCGTCTTTAAACGCGAGGtggtgagtggctctttaagGTTCCCCCTGCATTCATATCTATAGTCTTGGTCATATCGATAATAAACAAACGCGAACAGCATTTCACGTATATGTACACTcccatttttcttttatttgaaaaaatcactgcatatccacggagtgattgatgatgagtggggcgaagcgtacgtcagcccgtccgtgcttccgtctgtccgttcgtcctcgcttccgtccgtccgcgcgaccatccatgcatccatccatgcgtccgtccgtctgtccatgcgttcatccaaccgtacgtccacgcgtccgtccatctgttcgtccgtcttctagtctgtatgtccgtccatccgtgcatccatctagtgaacactccaagtaccgccatctcgcatcccccgtGGCAGATACTCGCTCCgcgcgtctgtccattcgttcaaCCGTctgctaattgattgatttgtggggtttaacgtcccgaaaccaccatatgattatgacacacgccgtagtggagggctccagaaattttgaccacctggggttctttaactctgctagtctatctgtccgtccgtccatgcgtccgtccgtacgttcatCTAATAAACACTCCAACTACCGCCATCCCCCATCTCGCATACCGGTGACTACGTACGACAAagacggaggatggacagacccacgccttaaggagcttcacccctaaaagtctGATCATATTTATATCGTAGTATTATTCGCGCAATGAAGGGCGCCATATTTCGCGATATTTGAAAGCATGGGCGAAGAAGCTTGGCGCGGGTACCTAATGCCTGTTTCCTCGGAGTAATGCTCATGTGCGG
Above is a window of Rhipicephalus microplus isolate Deutch F79 chromosome 1, USDA_Rmic, whole genome shotgun sequence DNA encoding:
- the LOC142771270 gene encoding LOW QUALITY PROTEIN: uncharacterized protein LOC142771270 (The sequence of the model RefSeq protein was modified relative to this genomic sequence to represent the inferred CDS: deleted 2 bases in 1 codon; substituted 1 base at 1 genomic stop codon); translation: MRVTPNAGRVTRDDDSGRCSAWAEALGRHYRNKHGIFYKDASGPYHGGWXTAAVVPKCQNVAVNGLTFKAQDIRYAKEAAIALAAADLDSRVIITDSTGACPNVQRGYVPHLAYRIFQNSNYVGAPASRRIIWAPAHKGLEGNETADTAARALSLRVTPSDPSEMDLEPNSALTFRKITEFYRFGHPIYPKPCKGLTKAEERLLLRLYTKTLLCRQVFKYLDPACTGKCPHCAEKSSDIFHMVWACQSTPRLTTKPIHTRENLEAALLGCSDLASQKALVNPAAVALVANGLLK